A genomic segment from uncultured Alistipes sp. encodes:
- a CDS encoding site-specific integrase, with translation MATISLKLDRRRANARGLFPIQFLLSSKGKVTTIGTGINVLPEHWNGEIHKAVVPKCPNARAINESIEALFFKYSNSLRELDIDGRLAGKSVSEIKKLLTSSHKGSDKESLTAYFSRYAESRRTEKSREVYRYTLKAIRAFDSKEITFEKVNVIWLKAFDAHLEKQGAGINTRAIHFRNLRAVFNSAINEDLIGLEYYPFRKFKIASANKDKEALTEEQLQRLIAYETPYPFRRTARDLFLLSFYMCGMNLVDLFHLDRLRDGRAHFVRTKTSGKNINPVSILVQPEAAEIIARYAGTDHVLRFAEESATYQTFNNRIQKAIRAIAQELNIEGLTFYWARYTWATLADKLGISEKEISKGLGHVDTSIAGKFYISYDWTKVDRANRAVLDYIQKKW, from the coding sequence ATGGCTACAATATCCTTAAAACTCGACCGCAGGCGGGCTAACGCTCGCGGGCTCTTCCCTATCCAGTTCCTCCTCTCTTCGAAAGGGAAAGTTACAACCATCGGAACCGGCATCAACGTGCTGCCCGAACACTGGAACGGCGAAATACACAAGGCCGTCGTCCCGAAGTGCCCGAATGCCCGTGCGATCAACGAGAGCATCGAAGCGCTGTTCTTTAAATACTCAAATTCGCTCCGCGAACTGGATATTGACGGGAGACTGGCCGGGAAGAGTGTGTCAGAGATCAAAAAGTTGCTTACGTCAAGCCATAAAGGATCCGACAAGGAGAGTCTCACCGCCTATTTCAGCCGTTACGCCGAATCTCGTCGAACCGAGAAAAGCCGCGAGGTATACCGCTACACCTTGAAAGCAATCCGAGCGTTCGACAGCAAGGAGATCACTTTCGAGAAGGTGAACGTCATCTGGCTGAAGGCTTTCGATGCGCACCTCGAAAAACAAGGTGCCGGGATCAACACCAGAGCCATCCACTTCCGAAACCTTCGCGCCGTCTTCAACAGCGCCATCAACGAGGATCTGATCGGACTGGAATACTATCCTTTCCGGAAATTCAAAATCGCCTCCGCCAACAAAGACAAGGAGGCGCTCACGGAGGAGCAACTCCAACGACTGATCGCCTACGAGACGCCATACCCTTTCCGCCGGACGGCGCGGGATCTCTTCCTGCTGTCGTTCTACATGTGCGGCATGAACCTGGTGGATCTGTTCCACCTCGACCGGCTGCGCGACGGCCGTGCCCACTTCGTGCGAACGAAAACTTCGGGCAAGAACATCAACCCGGTGTCAATCCTCGTCCAGCCGGAAGCTGCAGAGATCATCGCCCGCTACGCCGGCACGGATCACGTTCTCCGCTTCGCCGAGGAGTCTGCGACCTACCAGACCTTCAACAACCGGATCCAGAAAGCGATTCGCGCAATAGCCCAAGAGTTGAACATCGAGGGGCTGACCTTCTACTGGGCGCGCTACACCTGGGCGACGCTGGCCGACAAACTCGGGATCTCGGAGAAGGAGATCAGCAAGGGGCTGGGCCACGTCGATACCTCGATCGCCGGGAAGTTCTACATCTCCTACGACTGGACGAAGGTCGACCGGGCAAACCGGGCGGTGCTTGACTATATCCAAAAAAAATGGTAA
- a CDS encoding DUF4373 domain-containing protein, producing the protein MNKDCYYFTHDSNAKDDPKCVLMIEQLGMEGYGIYWMLVETLRDQPDYTYPVANIPALARRYNTSAEKVRTVVYNYELFTVKDDRIFFSESLNRRMQAFNEKRAKRSEAGRLGNASRWGASQTDRNAIAMQSQSLAIKVKESKVKEKESIEKVATKRTAFVAPSLQEVSDYISEKGYAVDARQFVDFYESKGWMVGSNKMKDWRAAVRTWTRRQNPSNTPSHETQRPYELLD; encoded by the coding sequence ATGAACAAGGATTGCTACTACTTTACGCACGACAGCAACGCCAAGGATGACCCCAAATGCGTGCTTATGATTGAACAACTCGGGATGGAGGGATACGGCATCTATTGGATGCTGGTCGAAACCCTCCGCGACCAACCCGATTACACCTATCCCGTGGCCAATATCCCCGCTTTGGCACGTCGTTACAACACCTCGGCCGAGAAGGTGCGAACGGTGGTCTACAACTATGAACTTTTCACGGTAAAAGACGACCGGATCTTCTTTTCGGAGAGCCTGAATCGCCGGATGCAAGCCTTTAACGAGAAGCGTGCAAAACGCTCGGAAGCAGGACGTTTGGGAAACGCTTCCCGGTGGGGTGCATCGCAAACGGATCGCAATGCGATTGCAATGCAATCGCAAAGCCTCGCTATTAAAGTAAAGGAAAGTAAAGTAAAAGAGAAAGAGAGTATAGAGAAAGTCGCCACGAAACGCACGGCGTTTGTGGCTCCCTCGCTCCAAGAGGTTAGCGACTATATTTCCGAAAAAGGCTATGCCGTCGACGCCCGTCAGTTCGTGGATTTCTATGAATCGAAGGGCTGGATGGTAGGCTCGAACAAAATGAAGGACTGGCGGGCCGCCGTTCGGACGTGGACCCGTCGTCAGAACCCCTCAAACACACCAAGCCATGAAACGCAACGACCGTATGAACTCCTCGACTGA
- a CDS encoding DNA-binding protein, with product MADKIILTSREELEGYIYAAVRSIVPELAKYKVPAEDAADALTVEAAICFLEGLGYPTTPSNLYNLAYYRKIPFKKVRRRLVFSRRELSIWVQSQTQDPNIMKENSALHIAESANRK from the coding sequence ATGGCAGATAAAATTATTCTGACATCGAGAGAGGAACTTGAAGGCTATATCTATGCAGCCGTTCGATCTATTGTTCCGGAGTTAGCTAAATACAAAGTTCCTGCCGAAGATGCCGCCGACGCATTAACTGTCGAAGCTGCGATCTGTTTTCTCGAAGGATTGGGTTATCCTACAACGCCAAGTAATCTTTACAATTTGGCCTACTACCGAAAGATCCCGTTCAAGAAAGTTCGTAGGCGATTAGTGTTTAGTCGTAGAGAATTGTCGATTTGGGTTCAGTCTCAAACACAGGATCCAAACATTATGAAGGAAAATTCGGCTTTGCATATTGCCGAAAGTGCCAACCGTAAATAA
- a CDS encoding site-specific integrase, which translates to MLDTRRTKSDGKCPVKIRVTYKRARWYYSTGKDLTPEEWEAMPTTRARAVVSVRKDIESSYQIVRSAVEELAASGGFSLDALNTRLKGAATDTVNTAFRARMEALRKAQQVGNMLIYDNVLKGLERFAGPRIRFESITVSWLEKYALFLRKEGKAQTTIAIHLRTLRAILNIAKQQGVIREAQYPFGRGPGRYCIQAGTGRKMALTLEQIGQIARYDDGRQTTARYRDYWLFLYLCNGINVADFVRLRYRDIVNGEICFIRSKTEHTLRTLRDIRVVLTPPMQEIIDRWGNPKRPDAFIFPILTGREDAMMTKNRTKDLTHSINKRMKEVGEQLGIGPISTYTARHSFATVLKRAGANIAYISESLGHSDLKTTENYLASFEREEREKNAQILTKF; encoded by the coding sequence ATGCTGGACACCCGCCGCACAAAGTCGGATGGAAAATGTCCCGTAAAAATCCGCGTTACCTACAAGCGGGCCCGGTGGTATTATTCCACGGGGAAAGACCTGACCCCGGAGGAGTGGGAAGCGATGCCGACGACCAGGGCCCGGGCGGTGGTATCGGTTCGCAAGGACATCGAAAGCAGCTATCAGATCGTGCGGTCTGCCGTCGAGGAACTGGCCGCCTCGGGCGGTTTCTCGCTGGATGCTCTCAACACCCGGCTGAAAGGAGCTGCCACGGATACGGTAAACACGGCATTCCGGGCTCGGATGGAGGCATTGAGAAAAGCCCAGCAGGTCGGCAATATGCTGATTTACGACAACGTGCTCAAAGGGCTGGAGCGGTTTGCGGGGCCTCGTATTCGTTTCGAATCCATTACGGTCTCCTGGTTGGAGAAATATGCGCTGTTCCTACGAAAGGAGGGCAAGGCGCAGACCACAATAGCCATTCATCTGCGGACGCTTCGGGCAATCCTCAACATAGCCAAGCAGCAGGGAGTTATCCGCGAGGCGCAATATCCGTTCGGTCGGGGGCCGGGGCGATATTGCATCCAGGCCGGAACGGGTCGCAAAATGGCCCTTACATTGGAGCAGATCGGGCAGATTGCCCGCTACGATGACGGACGGCAGACAACGGCACGCTATCGGGATTACTGGCTGTTCCTCTATCTGTGCAACGGAATCAATGTGGCCGACTTCGTGCGGCTGCGGTATCGGGATATTGTCAACGGGGAGATCTGTTTCATCCGGTCAAAGACCGAACACACGCTCCGCACGCTGCGCGATATTCGGGTAGTGCTGACCCCTCCGATGCAGGAGATCATTGACCGCTGGGGCAATCCGAAACGACCGGATGCCTTCATCTTTCCGATACTGACGGGCCGGGAGGATGCCATGATGACCAAGAACCGGACCAAGGATCTGACGCACTCGATCAACAAGCGGATGAAGGAGGTGGGCGAACAGCTCGGCATCGGGCCGATCTCGACCTATACGGCCCGGCACTCGTTCGCCACGGTGTTGAAGCGTGCCGGGGCGAACATCGCCTATATCTCCGAATCGCTGGGGCACAGCGACCTCAAAACCACGGAGAACTACCTGGCCAGTTTCGAACGCGAGGAGCGGGAAAAGAATGCACAAATATTAACGAAATTTTAG
- a CDS encoding helix-turn-helix transcriptional regulator — MTRAELLRSPEYWITKVQIGLFSCAEMFMKKTKKNRSQLAQHLGVSKGYVSQVLNGDYDHRLSKFMELSLAFGYVPRIEFIPIEQVLEEDSHSYVGTTIVEDSLALAHYNNAMSDAYEICKQVA; from the coding sequence ATGACACGCGCTGAATTATTGAGATCGCCAGAGTATTGGATTACCAAAGTGCAAATTGGGTTGTTTAGTTGCGCGGAGATGTTTATGAAGAAGACGAAAAAGAATAGGTCGCAATTGGCCCAACATTTGGGAGTCTCTAAAGGATATGTTTCTCAAGTATTAAATGGCGATTACGACCATAGGCTGTCTAAATTTATGGAGTTGTCGTTAGCGTTTGGCTATGTACCTCGTATTGAGTTTATCCCTATAGAACAGGTCTTAGAAGAGGATAGTCATTCATATGTTGGCACAACAATAGTGGAAGATAGTCTTGCTCTGGCTCATTATAATAATGCTATGAGCGATGCATATGAAATTTGTAAGCAAGTAGCTTAA
- the dnaB gene encoding replicative DNA helicase, whose amino-acid sequence MKRNDRMNSSTDIPAQGLPESPELERAVLGALLLEPAYLPDVRSLLTGETFADPMNRRIYETILALDDRGKSVDLASVASALRTSTGKEPQVSVAYLVGLSNDVGTGVNCVSWARQLKDTETRRRLVVFSYELATRAATDPDGVLDWATAEISTIGDLATSTNDLRPLGEILRESLQQLESRCRAYASGQPVGASTGLRSLDTYTGGWRGGQLVVVAGRPGMGKSVAALHFMASAARQGTPVCFFSLEMRDTQLSDRLLIGRSNVDANAYRAGSITSEVWETLERVEAELAALPIHISDRPSTSMTQIRAQCRRMYRRGKCGMVVIDYLQLLDGDDRQQSREREVANMSRAAKQLAKELDIPVIILAQLSRKVEERPDKTPLLSDLRESGAIEQDADMVLFIMRPEYYGIQSIETGRYGTISSHGVGRFIIAKQRDGRTGEVCFRFNRSVTSLTDYNGPDETPDAGSDPF is encoded by the coding sequence ATGAAACGCAACGACCGTATGAACTCCTCGACTGATATTCCCGCGCAAGGGCTGCCGGAATCCCCGGAGCTGGAGCGTGCCGTGCTGGGGGCGCTCCTCCTCGAACCGGCTTACCTGCCCGATGTGCGGAGCCTGCTGACGGGAGAGACCTTTGCCGACCCGATGAACCGTCGCATTTACGAAACGATTCTCGCTCTCGATGATCGGGGCAAGAGTGTCGACCTGGCAAGCGTTGCCTCGGCGTTACGCACCTCGACGGGCAAAGAGCCCCAGGTGTCGGTGGCTTACCTGGTCGGATTGTCGAATGACGTAGGCACGGGGGTGAACTGCGTATCCTGGGCCCGTCAGTTGAAAGACACCGAGACCCGTCGCCGGTTGGTGGTGTTCAGCTACGAACTGGCGACCCGTGCAGCTACCGATCCCGACGGGGTGCTCGATTGGGCGACGGCGGAGATATCCACGATCGGCGACCTGGCTACTTCGACCAACGACCTGCGGCCCCTGGGGGAGATCCTCCGGGAATCGCTCCAGCAGCTCGAAAGCCGGTGTCGGGCCTACGCCTCCGGGCAGCCCGTGGGGGCCTCAACGGGCCTGCGGAGTCTCGATACCTATACGGGCGGCTGGCGTGGCGGGCAGTTGGTCGTTGTGGCCGGACGTCCCGGTATGGGCAAGAGCGTCGCCGCGCTGCACTTCATGGCCAGCGCCGCCCGGCAGGGTACACCGGTTTGCTTCTTCTCACTGGAAATGCGCGATACGCAGTTGTCCGACCGGTTGCTGATCGGCCGGAGCAATGTCGACGCCAATGCCTACCGGGCCGGGAGCATCACCTCCGAGGTATGGGAAACGCTGGAACGGGTTGAGGCCGAACTCGCGGCTTTGCCGATCCATATCAGCGACCGTCCGTCCACGTCGATGACACAGATACGGGCGCAATGCCGGAGAATGTACCGCCGGGGCAAGTGTGGGATGGTCGTGATCGACTACCTGCAACTGCTCGATGGTGACGACCGCCAGCAGAGCCGCGAGCGCGAGGTAGCCAATATGTCGCGTGCGGCCAAACAACTGGCCAAGGAGCTGGATATACCGGTCATCATCCTGGCGCAGCTCTCCCGCAAGGTTGAGGAACGGCCTGACAAAACGCCGCTGCTGTCTGACCTCCGCGAATCGGGAGCCATCGAGCAGGACGCCGATATGGTGCTGTTCATCATGCGCCCGGAGTATTACGGCATTCAGAGCATCGAGACGGGCCGTTACGGTACTATCTCCTCGCACGGTGTCGGACGGTTCATCATTGCCAAACAGCGGGACGGCCGCACTGGGGAGGTTTGCTTCCGGTTCAACCGGAGTGTCACGAGCCTCACCGATTACAACGGTCCGGATGAAACCCCGGATGCCGGATCCGATCCGTTCTAA
- a CDS encoding phage tail tape measure protein codes for MAQDTIHKIIEITIKNSDLIEKMRESQNAIGALSNETKQLKQDLEEYRKSLKEGKITQEQFDRMMVQTKNEIIKNDQAVVKFKSDLRQYTREMQSNIQQDAAKTGSLNQMRASVRLLTSEFEALSAAERSGSRGQELVRQIRKTTDEINRQEAAIRNYRSTVGNYAGGIQKAFLKISAAWMVIRGVFNAFKGSIEKIRDFEQANANLGTIIGANADELKRLTDSALELGRTTEYTASQVTQLQTELAKLGFGTQSIETMQKPVLQFATAVGASLPDAAALAGATLRSFGLNVSDTEDVLATLAVATNRSALSFSYLKTAMSIVSPVANTFGFSVRDTAALLGTLADAGFDASSAATATRNILLNLADANGKLAQSLGAPVRTLPDLVSGLQRLRDRGIDLAETLELTDKRSVAAFNTFLNGSDNLRRLRENLEDVNGELGRIAEDRLNTVEGSIKLLQSAWEGFVLSFYNSRGTIKSVIDFITSGIEGINNLLDPDAQKNKQKGFFVEDLMSRYASGGDDALNTSIKAGLKFWSDRYETTRQRYSGSGGLFGKQDFKIAETMYKAFIEAGNEAIDRVKQLKQEQADAVKQAEADAKASAAAAAKARSEAAAKAQQADEKAAAAQIKNAQQAADEVLRMTQQMRDKTRENELLTLKENHDKDISETRNRLAEISELEKTAGVQQRQALVMEREALNKKLLLLDEKYQKDRQEIDQKYSRKELENAVKSKSDEYRTRILQAQIDAGAGQEGEIAAAKEVLSILKEQLEYIELNADAFRDSGKSEADILAMRLDLLKQIEKVNDDINRKTQTAISDETALAYKTASTAARAAGSLSAMFDALGGEGERYAEFAKALGVMQVVITEGIAIAKAVQGGAEYPFPINVLTVAASVAAITAAIASAVNSVKSTEVPKYASGGLISGPGTGTSDSIPAMLSNGEAVMTAAAVNEWGAMLSAMNVSSGGNAINVSNLPQRGDGMRGMERMMERVMMNMPAPVVSVVDINKGQRKVKVQDNISKLGRKKYK; via the coding sequence ATGGCACAGGACACGATCCACAAGATTATCGAGATCACGATCAAAAATTCCGATCTGATTGAAAAGATGCGCGAATCGCAGAATGCGATTGGTGCGCTTTCCAACGAAACGAAGCAGCTCAAACAAGATCTTGAAGAGTACAGAAAGAGCCTCAAAGAGGGGAAGATCACCCAGGAGCAGTTCGACCGCATGATGGTCCAGACGAAGAATGAGATCATCAAGAACGACCAGGCCGTCGTAAAATTCAAGTCGGACCTTCGGCAATATACGCGGGAGATGCAGTCGAATATCCAGCAGGACGCTGCAAAAACCGGATCGCTGAACCAGATGCGGGCCAGCGTTCGGCTGCTGACTTCGGAGTTCGAGGCATTGAGCGCCGCGGAGCGTTCGGGGAGCCGTGGGCAGGAGCTGGTCCGGCAGATCCGGAAAACAACCGATGAAATCAACCGCCAGGAGGCTGCTATCCGCAATTATCGCTCCACCGTTGGCAACTATGCCGGGGGTATTCAAAAAGCCTTCTTGAAAATCTCCGCTGCGTGGATGGTTATTCGAGGCGTATTCAACGCATTCAAAGGCAGTATCGAGAAGATCCGCGATTTTGAGCAGGCCAATGCCAATCTCGGAACGATCATCGGGGCCAATGCCGACGAGTTGAAGCGGCTGACCGATTCCGCGCTGGAACTGGGCCGCACGACCGAATATACCGCCTCGCAAGTGACGCAGTTGCAGACGGAGCTCGCCAAACTGGGATTCGGGACGCAATCCATCGAGACGATGCAGAAACCCGTCCTGCAATTCGCTACGGCGGTCGGGGCTTCGCTTCCCGATGCGGCGGCCCTTGCCGGTGCTACGCTGCGGAGTTTCGGGCTGAATGTCAGCGACACGGAGGATGTTCTCGCCACGCTGGCCGTTGCTACAAACCGTTCGGCGTTGTCGTTCAGTTACCTCAAAACCGCGATGTCCATTGTGTCGCCCGTGGCCAATACTTTCGGATTCAGCGTGCGGGATACTGCGGCGTTGCTGGGAACGCTCGCCGATGCGGGTTTCGATGCGTCGAGTGCAGCCACCGCGACCCGCAATATCCTGCTCAACCTGGCCGATGCCAACGGCAAGTTGGCCCAATCGCTCGGGGCTCCGGTGCGCACGCTGCCCGATCTGGTTTCCGGGCTGCAGCGACTTCGGGATCGGGGTATCGACCTGGCCGAAACCCTCGAACTGACTGACAAACGGAGCGTGGCGGCCTTCAATACCTTCCTCAACGGCTCTGACAATCTGCGTCGTCTGCGTGAAAATCTGGAGGACGTAAACGGGGAGCTGGGACGAATTGCAGAAGACCGGCTCAACACCGTGGAGGGTTCGATCAAACTGCTGCAAAGCGCCTGGGAGGGTTTCGTGCTGTCGTTCTACAACAGCCGCGGAACGATCAAGTCGGTGATTGATTTCATCACCAGCGGCATCGAAGGGATCAATAACCTGCTCGATCCCGATGCGCAGAAGAACAAACAAAAAGGCTTTTTTGTTGAGGACTTGATGAGCAGATATGCGTCTGGAGGCGATGATGCGCTGAATACAAGCATTAAGGCTGGGTTGAAGTTTTGGAGCGATCGTTACGAAACTACGCGGCAGCGCTATTCCGGAAGTGGAGGTCTTTTCGGGAAGCAGGATTTCAAGATTGCCGAAACGATGTACAAGGCATTTATTGAGGCCGGGAATGAGGCGATTGACCGGGTGAAGCAGTTGAAGCAGGAGCAGGCCGACGCTGTTAAACAAGCCGAAGCGGATGCCAAAGCAAGTGCCGCCGCAGCCGCAAAGGCCCGATCCGAAGCGGCCGCCAAAGCCCAACAGGCCGATGAGAAGGCGGCCGCCGCGCAGATCAAGAATGCCCAACAGGCCGCCGACGAGGTGCTGCGCATGACCCAGCAGATGCGGGACAAGACGCGGGAAAATGAATTGCTTACCCTCAAAGAAAATCACGACAAGGATATTTCGGAGACCCGAAACCGCCTTGCAGAGATCTCCGAGTTGGAGAAGACAGCCGGAGTGCAACAGCGGCAGGCGTTGGTCATGGAGCGGGAAGCGCTGAATAAGAAGTTGCTTTTGCTGGACGAGAAATATCAGAAGGACCGGCAGGAGATTGATCAGAAATACAGCCGAAAGGAGTTGGAGAATGCCGTCAAGAGCAAGTCCGACGAGTATCGGACACGTATTTTACAGGCGCAGATAGATGCAGGTGCAGGACAGGAGGGCGAGATTGCGGCCGCGAAAGAGGTGCTATCCATCTTGAAGGAGCAGTTAGAGTATATAGAACTCAATGCGGACGCATTCAGAGATTCCGGCAAGTCCGAGGCCGATATTTTGGCTATGAGGCTCGATCTTTTGAAGCAGATCGAGAAGGTGAACGACGATATAAACCGCAAGACGCAAACAGCAATATCAGATGAGACGGCGCTTGCGTATAAAACCGCAAGTACTGCCGCGAGAGCTGCTGGATCTCTTTCGGCGATGTTTGATGCGCTGGGCGGAGAGGGTGAACGGTATGCCGAGTTTGCAAAGGCATTGGGGGTTATGCAGGTTGTGATTACGGAGGGTATCGCTATTGCGAAGGCCGTACAGGGTGGCGCAGAGTATCCTTTCCCTATCAATGTGCTTACGGTTGCTGCAAGCGTTGCGGCCATTACGGCTGCCATAGCTTCTGCCGTAAATTCGGTAAAATCCACCGAAGTGCCGAAATATGCCTCTGGTGGCCTTATCTCTGGCCCCGGCACCGGTACGTCGGACAGCATTCCGGCGATGTTGTCCAATGGTGAAGCGGTCATGACGGCTGCAGCGGTGAACGAGTGGGGCGCGATGCTCTCGGCCATGAACGTGTCCAGCGGTGGAAACGCGATCAATGTTTCCAACCTGCCCCAGCGAGGCGATGGAATGCGAGGGATGGAGCGCATGATGGAGCGCGTCATGATGAATATGCCGGCACCCGTGGTTTCGGTGGTTGACATCAACAAAGGTCAGCGGAAAGTCAAGGTGCAGGACAATATCAGCAAACTGGGACGTAAAAAGTACAAATGA
- a CDS encoding N-acetylmuramoyl-L-alanine amidase has translation MKILLDNGHGEDTPGKCSPVWPDGSRLREYEFARDIVRRIFDRLHARGVVAEIIVPERRDVPLYVRANRVNGICDVAGKSNCLLVSVHANAGGGTGWEAHTYLGDSMSDRYSAIFYEKAEEAFGREWKIRKGSADPADPDWDSNFAILRDTKCPAVLTENFFMDTERDCLFLLSEEGRERIAAMHVDAIMACIDYHQTQS, from the coding sequence ATGAAAATACTCCTGGATAACGGACACGGCGAGGATACGCCCGGCAAGTGCTCGCCCGTTTGGCCGGACGGGTCACGCCTGCGCGAGTATGAGTTTGCCCGGGACATCGTGCGCCGGATCTTCGATCGGCTGCACGCCCGAGGTGTCGTGGCGGAGATCATCGTCCCCGAGCGCCGGGATGTGCCGCTGTACGTGAGGGCCAACCGGGTGAACGGCATCTGCGACGTCGCCGGGAAGTCGAACTGCCTGCTGGTGTCGGTCCATGCCAACGCCGGAGGCGGTACCGGCTGGGAGGCCCACACCTATCTGGGCGATTCGATGTCGGACCGCTATTCGGCCATTTTCTACGAGAAGGCCGAGGAGGCGTTCGGCAGGGAGTGGAAGATCCGGAAGGGAAGCGCCGATCCCGCGGATCCCGATTGGGACAGCAACTTCGCGATCCTGCGCGACACGAAGTGCCCGGCGGTGCTGACCGAGAACTTCTTCATGGACACGGAGCGCGACTGCCTGTTCCTGCTCTCGGAGGAGGGCCGCGAGCGGATCGCCGCGATGCACGTCGATGCGATCATGGCCTGCATCGACTATCACCAAACCCAAAGCTGA
- a CDS encoding transposase: MSKKRKIRCPHCGFLETIKWGTRSGCSRYYCKNCGSYFTDRRDWISDKNKFIWFARWVRGKQRICDLASESGYSERTLKRYFYRLLPQCPLWQIQRREKVNLLIDGTYFSNKICLVVYRDHNIKMTLLYRITRSETLRDLKADLTAIRDVGIQIESVTCDGSPNIIKAVREVCPEAILQRCTVHVAREIETWITRKPQTVAAQELLELVHLLNGVQTHDEAQLWIRAFIDWYRRHEPFINEKTVDELSGRWWFTHKMLHRSVSHIKRAIPDLFSYTRYPNVPKSSNSIESFFGHLKDNLRIHRGLSEQHFKDFVKWYLFLNSNDGIIKKRK; encoded by the coding sequence ATGTCAAAAAAACGAAAAATACGCTGTCCTCATTGTGGCTTTTTAGAGACAATAAAATGGGGTACTCGTAGCGGTTGCAGCCGCTATTATTGTAAGAATTGTGGCAGCTATTTTACGGATCGTCGAGACTGGATTTCCGATAAAAACAAGTTTATATGGTTCGCGCGTTGGGTTCGCGGTAAACAGCGTATTTGTGACCTTGCGAGTGAGAGCGGATACAGCGAACGCACCCTAAAAAGATACTTCTATCGGCTCTTGCCCCAGTGCCCTTTATGGCAGATACAGCGACGCGAGAAGGTAAATCTTCTGATCGACGGCACCTACTTCTCAAATAAGATTTGTCTGGTTGTATATCGGGATCACAACATCAAGATGACCCTCCTCTATCGCATAACCAGGAGTGAAACGCTGCGGGATTTGAAAGCAGACCTAACGGCTATACGCGATGTCGGCATTCAAATTGAGAGTGTCACCTGTGATGGATCTCCCAATATCATAAAAGCGGTGCGGGAAGTGTGTCCGGAGGCGATCTTGCAGCGTTGTACGGTACATGTAGCGCGAGAGATAGAGACGTGGATTACACGCAAACCACAGACCGTAGCGGCACAGGAACTCCTCGAACTGGTGCACTTGTTAAATGGAGTACAAACACATGATGAGGCACAGTTATGGATACGGGCTTTTATTGACTGGTATCGGCGACACGAACCATTTATCAATGAAAAAACCGTAGATGAGCTGTCGGGAAGATGGTGGTTTACGCATAAGATGCTGCATCGAAGTGTCTCGCATATCAAGCGTGCCATACCCGATCTGTTTTCATACACGCGATACCCTAATGTACCTAAATCTTCAAATTCTATTGAGTCGTTCTTCGGTCACTTGAAGGATAATTTAAGAATCCATCGTGGACTCTCGGAACAACATTTTAAGGACTTTGTAAAGTGGTATCTTTTCCTGAACAGCAATGATGGAATTATTAAGAAACGCAAATGA
- a CDS encoding DUF6808 domain-containing protein produces MTERPVAVNVPRMLFAPSDTVERTIVVGDSVQITVTERTLEYRDSTYYARVVGPVVGPLGPRLDYFETYNKTVERVQLVREPYAWELGPALGTWMTTDGCGVWAGAYARRTFGRFSVSASAGYDPRKKSAFGQIEARMALWRR; encoded by the coding sequence GTGACGGAGCGCCCGGTGGCGGTGAATGTGCCGCGGATGCTGTTCGCTCCGTCCGACACGGTGGAGCGGACAATCGTCGTCGGCGACAGTGTCCAGATAACGGTCACGGAGCGCACGCTGGAGTACCGAGACTCGACCTATTACGCCCGGGTTGTCGGGCCGGTCGTGGGGCCGCTTGGGCCCCGGCTCGACTACTTCGAGACCTACAACAAGACGGTCGAGCGGGTGCAGCTCGTCCGCGAACCTTACGCCTGGGAGCTGGGCCCCGCACTGGGGACCTGGATGACCACGGACGGCTGTGGGGTGTGGGCTGGCGCCTACGCCCGGCGAACATTCGGTCGATTCAGCGTGTCGGCCTCGGCGGGATACGATCCCCGCAAAAAAAGCGCCTTCGGCCAGATCGAGGCCCGCATGGCGCTGTGGAGACGGTAA